One genomic window of Panicum hallii strain FIL2 chromosome 6, PHallii_v3.1, whole genome shotgun sequence includes the following:
- the LOC112898569 gene encoding ubiquitin carboxyl-terminal hydrolase MINDY-1-like — protein MVKKKRKKGATSVVWYATRIIEFLGRRTPIVLKNKNTRCSLVALCNVLLLGEKITLNLDIKKVSEGHLIYLVQSYLLYGNTQMQLEQNLELSEFNKQVLGVLPKLPGSLYFDVKFASSCGFEQTLETALFGCLGVPLHHGWMVDRQDVELGSSIHRSCYFRLAVTLAMYESLLPEHQKYDVGCKDDMFYSALAFSSAEPEELTGCARISTFLRGPQLTPYGFSSLKNDLEERQPSLLLWNETLLTVSKVEDQIYVLLNDISLLSTHTDAVWERLREGNDDGYFVDRNFMPTNSLIQSILPLTKNERKTWKKKAEMGLKGRLLPKEKEEDRNDDKKEDRNEDRDYEKNEEKDDEKNEEKDDEKTEEKDDGKTEEKGDGKAEEEDENIQEKAIISGMRGNLNMRPIDFFGRSTHIIHQINDGPCALIAVCNILLLKGDIFFE, from the exons ATGgtaaagaagaaaaggaagaaaggtgccACTTCTGTTGTGTGGTATGCAACAAGAattattgaatttcttggtcGGCGCACACCTATTGTCCTCAAGAATAAGAATACACGCTGCTCTCTAGTAGCACTAT GTAATGTTCTCCTTCTTGGAGAGAAGATAACTCTCAATTTAGATATCAAGAAGGTGTCTGAGGGCCACCTCATCTATCTTGTCCAGAGTTATCTGTTGTATGGGAATACACAAATGCAG TTGGAACAAAACTTGGAACTATCAGAGTTCAATAAACAAGTTCTTGGTGTATTGCCGAAGCTCCCGGGCAGCTTGTACTTTGATGTGAAATTTGCTAG CTCCTGTGGTTTTGAGCAGACCTTAGAAACTGCACTATTTGGTTGTCTCGGTGTCCCTCTACATCATGGTTGGATGGTTGATCGCCAG GATGTGGAGTTGGGCTCCTCCATACACAGAAGCTGCTACTTCAGACTTGCAGTAACTCTTGCTATGTATGAATCACTTCTACCCGAGCATCAAAAGTATGATGTTGGGTGTAAAGACGACATGTTCTATTCTGCGCTTGCATTCTCTTCAGCTGAACCAGAAGAGCTTACCGGTT GTGCAAGGATCTCGACTTTTTTGAGGGGCCCTCAGCTAACCCCTTATGG ATTCTCTTCATTAAAAAATGACCTTGAAGAGAGACAGCCCTCTCTCTTACTTTGGAATGAAACATTACTTACAGTATCTAAG GTTGAAGACCAAATTTATGTATTGCTGAATGATATTTCCTTGTTGAGTACTCATACCGATGCGGTGTGGGAAAGGTTAAGAGAG GGAAATGATGATGGATATTTTGTTGATCGTAACTTCATGCCTACAAATTCATTGATTCAATCAATACTG CCACTAACAAAAAATGAAAGAAAGACGTGGAAGAAAAAAGCGGAGATGGGTCTGAAGGGGCGCTTACTACCCAAGGAGAAAGAGGAGGATAGGAACGATGACAAAAAGGAGGATAGGAACGAGGACAGAGACTATGAGAAGAATGAGGAGAAAGATGATGAGAAGAATGAGGAGAAAGACGATGAGAAGACTGAGGAGAAAGACGATGGGAAGACCGAGGAGAAAGGTGATGGGAAGGCTGAGGAGGAAGATGAGAATATACAGGAGAAAGCAATTATATCT GGCATGCGTGGCAACTTGAATATGAGGCCTATTGATTTTTTCGGACGATCTACCCATATTATCCACCAGATAAATGATGGCCCATGCGCCCTAATTGCCGTCT GCAATATTCTACTGCTCAAGGGGGACATCTTTTTTGAATGA
- the LOC112896631 gene encoding alanine--tRNA ligase-like isoform X1: MFAVLLGSSPVFVAVPDPFSLSCSGLTALVLLVVESLVMAGATPKTSWFSLDWPVYEIRETFFSYLGENQYAKLSSTPVIPIDDPKVPLIRTCLNRFKGALNGTGSHRTCFSLRCIVTSSDDVIEHFRSDATYHRFTEILGSWSSGDYFKEEAIGLLHSLLSKKYGLPESRIHATYFSGDTSSGLSPDNESKTALQKCIGEERILPSMSKEDFWMSGETGPCGPSVGIFVDGSNSQDGVNGKFIEISRTVFVEFNRQADGVLSPLQAKHIITGINLQCLAAILQKKESLYELDDYDNIIDCISCRAGEEFDSYSGKVGEADTDGVDRAYRLLADHMRMISVTNASGSQLGPGHKGLEYFLKCADKLAVQYGHKVLEILEQDRYAVLNTHSGYIERIHVIYYCYLVQKKGSNRRR, encoded by the exons ATGTTCGCGGTCCTCCTCGGCTCCTCGCCGGTCTTCGTTGCCGTCCCTGATCCGTTCTCGCTGTCCTGCTCCGGACTCACAG CCCTTGTTTTGCTCGTCGTAGAATCTCTGGTGATGGCGGGAGCTACGCCCAAGACCTCATGGTTCTCACTGGACTGGCCAGTGTATGAGATTCGTGAGACGTTTTTCTCCTATCTCGGGGAAAATCAGTACGCCAAGTTGTCATCGACTCCGGTGATACCCATCGATGATCCCAAGGTGCCCCTCATACGTACATGCCTGAACCGGTTCAAGGGGGCCCTTAATGGCACAGGGAGTCATCGAACCTGCTTTTCTTTGAGATGCATTGTTACCAGTTCTGATGATGTGATTGAACACTTCAGAAGCGACGCAACTTACCATCGATTTACAGAAATCCTCGGGAGTTGGTCTTCTGGGGACTACTTCAAGGAGGAAGCCATTGGCTTGTTACACAGTCTTCTTAGCAAG AAATATGGATTACCAGAATCTAGAATACATGCCACATATTTCAGTGGTGATACATCTTCTGGTTTGAGTCCAGACAATGAATCAAAAACTGCATTGCAGAAATGCATTGGGGAAGAAAGAATCTTACCTTCTATGTCGAAG GAAGATTTTTGGATGAGCGGTGAAACTGGTCCCTGTGGGCCATCTGTTGGAATTTTCGTTGATGGTTCAAACAGCCAAGATGGTGTTAATGGCAAATTTATTGAGATATCCAGGACAGTATTTGTTGAG TTCAATAGGCAAGCAGATGGCGTATTGAGTCCTTTGCAAGCCAAACATATCATAACAGGGATTAATCTTCAATGTTTGGCTGCCATCCTTCAAAAGAAAGAAAGCCTCTATGAATTAGATGACTATGATAACATAATTGATTGCATCTCTTGT CGTGCTGGTGAAGAATTTGATAGCTATTCGGGTAAAGTTGGTGAAGCTGATACTGATGGAGTTGATAGAGCTTACCGCCTCCTTGCAGATCATATGAGAATGATTTCTGTTACTAATGCTTCTGGTTCTCAGCTTG GGCCTGGACATAAAGGTCTTGAGTATTTCCTTAAGTGTGCCGACAAACTGGCTGTGCAATACGGCCACAAAGTACTTGAGATACTTGAGCAAGATCGCTATGCTGT GTTAAATACTCACAGTGGGTATATAGAAAGAATACATGTCATCTATTATTGCTACCT GGTACAGAAAAAAGGATCAAATAGAAGAAGATGA
- the LOC112896631 gene encoding alanine--tRNA ligase-like isoform X2: MFAVLLGSSPVFVAVPDPFSLSCSGLTALVLLVVESLVMAGATPKTSWFSLDWPVYEIRETFFSYLGENQYAKLSSTPVIPIDDPKVPLIRTCLNRFKGALNGTGSHRTCFSLRCIVTSSDDVIEHFRSDATYHRFTEILGSWSSGDYFKEEAIGLLHSLLSKKYGLPESRIHATYFSGDTSSGLSPDNESKTALQKCIGEERILPSMSKEDFWMSGETGPCGPSVGIFVDGSNSQDGVNGKFIEISRTVFVEFNRQADGVLSPLQAKHIITGINLQCLAAILQKKESLYELDDYDNIIDCISCRAGEEFDSYSGKVGEADTDGVDRAYRLLADHMRMISVTNASGSQLGPGHKGLEYFLKCADKLAVQYGHKVLEILEQDRYAVVQKKGSNRRR; this comes from the exons ATGTTCGCGGTCCTCCTCGGCTCCTCGCCGGTCTTCGTTGCCGTCCCTGATCCGTTCTCGCTGTCCTGCTCCGGACTCACAG CCCTTGTTTTGCTCGTCGTAGAATCTCTGGTGATGGCGGGAGCTACGCCCAAGACCTCATGGTTCTCACTGGACTGGCCAGTGTATGAGATTCGTGAGACGTTTTTCTCCTATCTCGGGGAAAATCAGTACGCCAAGTTGTCATCGACTCCGGTGATACCCATCGATGATCCCAAGGTGCCCCTCATACGTACATGCCTGAACCGGTTCAAGGGGGCCCTTAATGGCACAGGGAGTCATCGAACCTGCTTTTCTTTGAGATGCATTGTTACCAGTTCTGATGATGTGATTGAACACTTCAGAAGCGACGCAACTTACCATCGATTTACAGAAATCCTCGGGAGTTGGTCTTCTGGGGACTACTTCAAGGAGGAAGCCATTGGCTTGTTACACAGTCTTCTTAGCAAG AAATATGGATTACCAGAATCTAGAATACATGCCACATATTTCAGTGGTGATACATCTTCTGGTTTGAGTCCAGACAATGAATCAAAAACTGCATTGCAGAAATGCATTGGGGAAGAAAGAATCTTACCTTCTATGTCGAAG GAAGATTTTTGGATGAGCGGTGAAACTGGTCCCTGTGGGCCATCTGTTGGAATTTTCGTTGATGGTTCAAACAGCCAAGATGGTGTTAATGGCAAATTTATTGAGATATCCAGGACAGTATTTGTTGAG TTCAATAGGCAAGCAGATGGCGTATTGAGTCCTTTGCAAGCCAAACATATCATAACAGGGATTAATCTTCAATGTTTGGCTGCCATCCTTCAAAAGAAAGAAAGCCTCTATGAATTAGATGACTATGATAACATAATTGATTGCATCTCTTGT CGTGCTGGTGAAGAATTTGATAGCTATTCGGGTAAAGTTGGTGAAGCTGATACTGATGGAGTTGATAGAGCTTACCGCCTCCTTGCAGATCATATGAGAATGATTTCTGTTACTAATGCTTCTGGTTCTCAGCTTG GGCCTGGACATAAAGGTCTTGAGTATTTCCTTAAGTGTGCCGACAAACTGGCTGTGCAATACGGCCACAAAGTACTTGAGATACTTGAGCAAGATCGCTATGCTGT GGTACAGAAAAAAGGATCAAATAGAAGAAGATGA
- the LOC112896631 gene encoding alanine--tRNA ligase-like isoform X3: MFAVLLGSSPVFVAVPDPFSLSCSGLTALVLLVVESLVMAGATPKTSWFSLDWPVYEIRETFFSYLGENQYAKLSSTPVIPIDDPKVPLIRTCLNRFKGALNGTGSHRTCFSLRCIVTSSDDVIEHFRSDATYHRFTEILGSWSSGDYFKEEAIGLLHSLLSKKYGLPESRIHATYFSGDTSSGLSPDNESKTALQKCIGEERILPSMSKEDFWMSGETGPCGPSVGIFVDGSNSQDGVNGKFIEISRTVFVEFNRQADGVLSPLQAKHIITGINLQCLAAILQKKESLYELDDYDNIIDCISCRAGEEFDSYSGKVGEADTDGVDRAYRLLADHMRMISVTNASGSQLVLFLQVSLILIYVPSLKGTEKRIK, from the exons ATGTTCGCGGTCCTCCTCGGCTCCTCGCCGGTCTTCGTTGCCGTCCCTGATCCGTTCTCGCTGTCCTGCTCCGGACTCACAG CCCTTGTTTTGCTCGTCGTAGAATCTCTGGTGATGGCGGGAGCTACGCCCAAGACCTCATGGTTCTCACTGGACTGGCCAGTGTATGAGATTCGTGAGACGTTTTTCTCCTATCTCGGGGAAAATCAGTACGCCAAGTTGTCATCGACTCCGGTGATACCCATCGATGATCCCAAGGTGCCCCTCATACGTACATGCCTGAACCGGTTCAAGGGGGCCCTTAATGGCACAGGGAGTCATCGAACCTGCTTTTCTTTGAGATGCATTGTTACCAGTTCTGATGATGTGATTGAACACTTCAGAAGCGACGCAACTTACCATCGATTTACAGAAATCCTCGGGAGTTGGTCTTCTGGGGACTACTTCAAGGAGGAAGCCATTGGCTTGTTACACAGTCTTCTTAGCAAG AAATATGGATTACCAGAATCTAGAATACATGCCACATATTTCAGTGGTGATACATCTTCTGGTTTGAGTCCAGACAATGAATCAAAAACTGCATTGCAGAAATGCATTGGGGAAGAAAGAATCTTACCTTCTATGTCGAAG GAAGATTTTTGGATGAGCGGTGAAACTGGTCCCTGTGGGCCATCTGTTGGAATTTTCGTTGATGGTTCAAACAGCCAAGATGGTGTTAATGGCAAATTTATTGAGATATCCAGGACAGTATTTGTTGAG TTCAATAGGCAAGCAGATGGCGTATTGAGTCCTTTGCAAGCCAAACATATCATAACAGGGATTAATCTTCAATGTTTGGCTGCCATCCTTCAAAAGAAAGAAAGCCTCTATGAATTAGATGACTATGATAACATAATTGATTGCATCTCTTGT CGTGCTGGTGAAGAATTTGATAGCTATTCGGGTAAAGTTGGTGAAGCTGATACTGATGGAGTTGATAGAGCTTACCGCCTCCTTGCAGATCATATGAGAATGATTTCTGTTACTAATGCTTCTGGTTCTCAGCTTG TATTGTTTTTACAAGTCTCCTTGATTCTGATTTATGTCCCGAGCTTGAAGGGTACAGAAAAAAGGATCAAATAG
- the LOC112896632 gene encoding ubiquitin carboxyl-terminal hydrolase MINDY-2-like isoform X4 gives MGLKGRLLPKEKEEDRNDDKKEDRNEDRDYEKNEEKDDEKNEEKDDEKIEEKDDGKTEEKGDGKAEEEDENIQEKAIISGMRGNLNMRPIDFFERSTHIIHQINDGPCALIAVCNILLLKGDIFFERDETVVSMDYLLNLVFTLIRESAKMQAYSPEIRRQIWDVAPKLAEGFDMNVVFNRTDGFTVTPEWLLLDCLDLNIRHGWIPNVDLLPGPEVPEVSYERLTLKSLEPDCPDAETIKNFLNGHQLTLIGLVSLLEDLGEKIPCILYCHYHYSTIAKVNGVIYSLVTNINYLRTRAVWQMLQVSSSMLFSLEVKKRTAKGRSGKCAL, from the exons ATGGGTCTGAAGGGGCGCTTACTACCCAAGGAGAAAGAGGAGGATAGGAACGATGACAAAAAGGAGGATAGGAACGAGGACAGAGACTATGAGAAGAATGAGGAGAAAGATGATGAGAAGAACGAGGAGAAAGACGATGAGAAGATTGAGGAGAAAGACGATGGGAAGACCGAGGAGAAAGGTGATGGGAAGGCTGAGGAGGAAGATGAGAATATACAGGAGAAAGCAATTATATCT GGCATGCGTGGCAACTTGAATATGAGGCCTATTGATTTTTTCGAACGATCTACCCATATTATCCACCAGATAAATGATGGCCCATGTGCCCTAATTGCCGTCT GCAATATTCTACTGCTTAAGGGGGACATCTTTTTTGAACGAGATGAAACTGTGGTTTCAATGGATTATCTACTTAATCTTGTCTTCACTCTTATTAGAGAAAGTGCTAAAATGCAG GCCTATTCTCCTGAAATACGAAGACAGATATGGGATGTGGCACCAAAATTGGCCGAAGGGTTTGACATGAATGTTGTCTTCAACAG AACAGATGGGTTTACGGTGACACCAGAATGGTTGCTTCTGGATTGCTTGGATCTCAATATTCGGCATGGTTGGATTCCCAATGTG GATTTGTTGCCCGGACCCGAAGTACCCGAAGTATCATATGAAAGACTTACTCTGAAATCTCTTGAACCTGATTGTCCAGATG CGGAGACGATCAAGAACTTTTTAAATGGACATCAACTTACTCTCATTGG ATTGGTTTCCCTACTGGAAGACCTTGGTGAGAAAATTCCATGCATTCTGTATTGCCACTATCATTACAGTACTATAGCTAAG GTCAATGGAGTAATATATTCTTTAGTCACTAATATAAATTATTTGAGAACTCGGGCAGTTTGGCAGATGCTTCAG
- the LOC112896632 gene encoding ubiquitin carboxyl-terminal hydrolase MINDY-1-like isoform X3 codes for MGLKGRLLPKEKEEDRNDDKKEDRNEDRDYEKNEEKDDEKNEEKDDEKIEEKDDGKTEEKGDGKAEEEDENIQEKAIISGMRGNLNMRPIDFFERSTHIIHQINDGPCALIAVCNILLLKGDIFFERDETVVSMDYLLNLVFTLIRESAKMQAYSPEIRRQIWDVAPKLAEGFDMNVVFNRTDGFTVTPEWLLLDCLDLNIRHGWIPNVDLLPGPEVPEVSYERLTLKSLEPDCPDAETIKNFLNGHQLTLIGLVSLLEDLGEKIPCILYCHYHYSTIAKVNGVIYSLVTNINYLRTRAVWQMLQVNGGGVYLDSKFRPIYMWLIQLLRVLSLFLKQLPPNHLLHL; via the exons ATGGGTCTGAAGGGGCGCTTACTACCCAAGGAGAAAGAGGAGGATAGGAACGATGACAAAAAGGAGGATAGGAACGAGGACAGAGACTATGAGAAGAATGAGGAGAAAGATGATGAGAAGAACGAGGAGAAAGACGATGAGAAGATTGAGGAGAAAGACGATGGGAAGACCGAGGAGAAAGGTGATGGGAAGGCTGAGGAGGAAGATGAGAATATACAGGAGAAAGCAATTATATCT GGCATGCGTGGCAACTTGAATATGAGGCCTATTGATTTTTTCGAACGATCTACCCATATTATCCACCAGATAAATGATGGCCCATGTGCCCTAATTGCCGTCT GCAATATTCTACTGCTTAAGGGGGACATCTTTTTTGAACGAGATGAAACTGTGGTTTCAATGGATTATCTACTTAATCTTGTCTTCACTCTTATTAGAGAAAGTGCTAAAATGCAG GCCTATTCTCCTGAAATACGAAGACAGATATGGGATGTGGCACCAAAATTGGCCGAAGGGTTTGACATGAATGTTGTCTTCAACAG AACAGATGGGTTTACGGTGACACCAGAATGGTTGCTTCTGGATTGCTTGGATCTCAATATTCGGCATGGTTGGATTCCCAATGTG GATTTGTTGCCCGGACCCGAAGTACCCGAAGTATCATATGAAAGACTTACTCTGAAATCTCTTGAACCTGATTGTCCAGATG CGGAGACGATCAAGAACTTTTTAAATGGACATCAACTTACTCTCATTGG ATTGGTTTCCCTACTGGAAGACCTTGGTGAGAAAATTCCATGCATTCTGTATTGCCACTATCATTACAGTACTATAGCTAAG GTCAATGGAGTAATATATTCTTTAGTCACTAATATAAATTATTTGAGAACTCGGGCAGTTTGGCAGATGCTTCAG GTCAACGGTGGTGGAGTATATTTGGACAGCAAGTTTAGACCAATTTATATGTGGCTTATACAGCTCCTTCG GGTTCTTTCTCTGTTCCTGAAACAATTACCTCCGAACCATCTACTTCATTTATGA
- the LOC112896632 gene encoding ubiquitin carboxyl-terminal hydrolase MINDY-2-like isoform X2, translating to MGLKGRLLPKEKEEDRNDDKKEDRNEDRDYEKNEEKDDEKNEEKDDEKIEEKDDGKTEEKGDGKAEEEDENIQEKAIISGMRGNLNMRPIDFFERSTHIIHQINDGPCALIAVCNILLLKGDIFFERDETVVSMDYLLNLVFTLIRESAKMQIWDVAPKLAEGFDMNVVFNRTDGFTVTPEWLLLDCLDLNIRHGWIPNVDLLPGPEVPEVSYERLTLKSLEPDCPDAETIKNFLNGHQLTLIGLVSLLEDLGEKIPCILYCHYHYSTIAKVNGVIYSLVTNINYLRTRAVWQMLQVNGGGVYLDSKFRPIYMWLIQLLRYGKKNKSFTMFAKSNVSVPAMLCCHRVIFSFFISISICDICRHIQMQFTLPICMKFYLPCKSCCFCSCFKILLP from the exons ATGGGTCTGAAGGGGCGCTTACTACCCAAGGAGAAAGAGGAGGATAGGAACGATGACAAAAAGGAGGATAGGAACGAGGACAGAGACTATGAGAAGAATGAGGAGAAAGATGATGAGAAGAACGAGGAGAAAGACGATGAGAAGATTGAGGAGAAAGACGATGGGAAGACCGAGGAGAAAGGTGATGGGAAGGCTGAGGAGGAAGATGAGAATATACAGGAGAAAGCAATTATATCT GGCATGCGTGGCAACTTGAATATGAGGCCTATTGATTTTTTCGAACGATCTACCCATATTATCCACCAGATAAATGATGGCCCATGTGCCCTAATTGCCGTCT GCAATATTCTACTGCTTAAGGGGGACATCTTTTTTGAACGAGATGAAACTGTGGTTTCAATGGATTATCTACTTAATCTTGTCTTCACTCTTATTAGAGAAAGTGCTAAAATGCAG ATATGGGATGTGGCACCAAAATTGGCCGAAGGGTTTGACATGAATGTTGTCTTCAACAG AACAGATGGGTTTACGGTGACACCAGAATGGTTGCTTCTGGATTGCTTGGATCTCAATATTCGGCATGGTTGGATTCCCAATGTG GATTTGTTGCCCGGACCCGAAGTACCCGAAGTATCATATGAAAGACTTACTCTGAAATCTCTTGAACCTGATTGTCCAGATG CGGAGACGATCAAGAACTTTTTAAATGGACATCAACTTACTCTCATTGG ATTGGTTTCCCTACTGGAAGACCTTGGTGAGAAAATTCCATGCATTCTGTATTGCCACTATCATTACAGTACTATAGCTAAG GTCAATGGAGTAATATATTCTTTAGTCACTAATATAAATTATTTGAGAACTCGGGCAGTTTGGCAGATGCTTCAG GTCAACGGTGGTGGAGTATATTTGGACAGCAAGTTTAGACCAATTTATATGTGGCTTATACAGCTCCTTCGGTATGgaaaaaaaaataaatcatTTACTATGTTTGCAAAATCAAATGTATCTGTGCCTGCTATGCTTTGTTGTCATCGTGTCAtcttttcctttttcatttCTATTTCTATCTGTGATATATGTAGGCACATCCAAATGCAATTTACTCTCCCCATATGCATGAAATTTTATCTCCCTTGCAAGTCGTGTTGCTTTTGTTCTTGTTTCAAAATTCTTTTGCCGTGA
- the LOC112896632 gene encoding ubiquitin carboxyl-terminal hydrolase MINDY-1-like isoform X1: MGLKGRLLPKEKEEDRNDDKKEDRNEDRDYEKNEEKDDEKNEEKDDEKIEEKDDGKTEEKGDGKAEEEDENIQEKAIISGMRGNLNMRPIDFFERSTHIIHQINDGPCALIAVCNILLLKGDIFFERDETVVSMDYLLNLVFTLIRESAKMQAYSPEIRRQIWDVAPKLAEGFDMNVVFNRTDGFTVTPEWLLLDCLDLNIRHGWIPNVDLLPGPEVPEVSYERLTLKSLEPDCPDAETIKNFLNGHQLTLIGLVSLLEDLGEKIPCILYCHYHYSTIAKVNGVIYSLVTNINYLRTRAVWQMLQVNGGGVYLDSKFRPIYMWLIQLLRYGKKNKSFTMFAKSNVSVPAMLCCHRVIFSFFISISICDICRHIQMQFTLPICMKFYLPCKSCCFCSCFKILLP; the protein is encoded by the exons ATGGGTCTGAAGGGGCGCTTACTACCCAAGGAGAAAGAGGAGGATAGGAACGATGACAAAAAGGAGGATAGGAACGAGGACAGAGACTATGAGAAGAATGAGGAGAAAGATGATGAGAAGAACGAGGAGAAAGACGATGAGAAGATTGAGGAGAAAGACGATGGGAAGACCGAGGAGAAAGGTGATGGGAAGGCTGAGGAGGAAGATGAGAATATACAGGAGAAAGCAATTATATCT GGCATGCGTGGCAACTTGAATATGAGGCCTATTGATTTTTTCGAACGATCTACCCATATTATCCACCAGATAAATGATGGCCCATGTGCCCTAATTGCCGTCT GCAATATTCTACTGCTTAAGGGGGACATCTTTTTTGAACGAGATGAAACTGTGGTTTCAATGGATTATCTACTTAATCTTGTCTTCACTCTTATTAGAGAAAGTGCTAAAATGCAG GCCTATTCTCCTGAAATACGAAGACAGATATGGGATGTGGCACCAAAATTGGCCGAAGGGTTTGACATGAATGTTGTCTTCAACAG AACAGATGGGTTTACGGTGACACCAGAATGGTTGCTTCTGGATTGCTTGGATCTCAATATTCGGCATGGTTGGATTCCCAATGTG GATTTGTTGCCCGGACCCGAAGTACCCGAAGTATCATATGAAAGACTTACTCTGAAATCTCTTGAACCTGATTGTCCAGATG CGGAGACGATCAAGAACTTTTTAAATGGACATCAACTTACTCTCATTGG ATTGGTTTCCCTACTGGAAGACCTTGGTGAGAAAATTCCATGCATTCTGTATTGCCACTATCATTACAGTACTATAGCTAAG GTCAATGGAGTAATATATTCTTTAGTCACTAATATAAATTATTTGAGAACTCGGGCAGTTTGGCAGATGCTTCAG GTCAACGGTGGTGGAGTATATTTGGACAGCAAGTTTAGACCAATTTATATGTGGCTTATACAGCTCCTTCGGTATGgaaaaaaaaataaatcatTTACTATGTTTGCAAAATCAAATGTATCTGTGCCTGCTATGCTTTGTTGTCATCGTGTCAtcttttcctttttcatttCTATTTCTATCTGTGATATATGTAGGCACATCCAAATGCAATTTACTCTCCCCATATGCATGAAATTTTATCTCCCTTGCAAGTCGTGTTGCTTTTGTTCTTGTTTCAAAATTCTTTTGCCGTGA